In one window of Nicotiana tabacum cultivar K326 chromosome 12, ASM71507v2, whole genome shotgun sequence DNA:
- the LOC107795806 gene encoding vesicular-fusion protein SEC18-like isoform X2: MRVSFATQKAGNACRGKLVKQTEIHFFESDLFKVSDQKEVKMILRRDLNIHDLAAEMKSLGVGGFGNELKDVFSMLVVPRFIPQEYAREVRCKYKQGIIFHGPPGTGKTLIARAISKIVNGKLQIVRGPEIFSNFMGSSEAKIRAVFNSAINDLIEKGDKSPLHVIVFDELDSIAREKGINPSDTTADRVVNQLLTMIDGYSELSNVLLVGTTNQLELIDKALMRPGRFELHMEIGLPNEAGRKEILRINVKRLQWKGALSSSVNLDELAKETKGFSGAALAALIQTAFFLAVTRAVPENIADTVWADAKVEQEDIDRAFGKLKLTGRTD; encoded by the exons ATGAGAGTGTCATTTGCCACTCAAAAAGCTGGGAATGCTTGTAGAGGAAAACTTGTGAAGCAAACAGAGATACACTTCTTCGAGTCCGATTTATTTAAG GTTAGTGATCAAAAAGAAGTCAAAATGATTTTAAGAAGAGACTTGAACATTCATGATCTTGCGGCTGAAATGAAATCCTTGGGAGTTGGGGGATTCGGGAATGAACTCAAAGATGTCTTCTCTATGCTGGTTGTCCCTCGCTTTATACCACAGGAATATGCCAGAGA GGTTCGCTGCAAATATAAACAAGGGATAATATTTCATGGGCCGCCTGGAACTGGAAAAACGCTTATAGCACGAGCCATATCAAAAATTGTCAATGGAAAATTACAG ATTGTAAGAGGGCCAGAAATATTCAGTAATTTTATGGGATCAAGCGAAGCCAAGATAAGAGCTGTTTTTAATTCAGCCATTAATGATCTTATTGAAAAAG GTGACAAGAGCCCTCTTCATGTGATAGTATTTGATGAGTTAGATTCCATTGCAAGG GAAAAAGGAATAAATCCGTCTGACACAACAGCTGATAGGGTCGTCAACCAACTCTTAACGATG ATTGATGGCTATAGCGAGCTAAGCAACGTTTTGCTTGTTGGGACAACAAACCAGCTAGAGTTGATTGATAAAGCATTGATGAG GCCAGGAAGATTTGAATTGCATATGGAAATAGGTCTTCCAAATGAAGCTGGACGAAAGGAGATTCTCAGGATTAATGTCAAAAGATTACAGTGGAAAGGTGCATTAAGTTCAAGTGTGAACCTTGATGAATTAG CTAAagagacaaaaggatttagtggAGCTGCTCTTGCGGCGTTGATACAAACAGCTTTTTTCCTCGCTGTGACTCGAGCTGTGCCAGAAAATATAGCTGACACCGTTTGGGCAGATGCTAAAGTTGAACAGGAGGATATTGACAGGGCATTTGGCAAACTTAAACTTACAGGG AGGACGGATTGA
- the LOC107795806 gene encoding vesicular-fusion protein SEC18-like isoform X1, whose translation MRVSFATQKAGNACRGKLVKQTEIHFFESDLFKVSDQKEVKMILRRDLNIHDLAAEMKSLGVGGFGNELKDVFSMLVVPRFIPQEYAREVRCKYKQGIIFHGPPGTGKTLIARAISKIVNGKLQIVRGPEIFSNFMGSSEAKIRAVFNSAINDLIEKGDKSPLHVIVFDELDSIAREKGINPSDTTADRVVNQLLTMIDGYSELSNVLLVGTTNQLELIDKALMRPGRFELHMEIGLPNEAGRKEILRINVKRLQWKGALSSSVNLDELAKETKGFSGAALAALIQTAFFLAVTRAVPENIADTVWADAKVEQEDIDRAFGKLKLTGVKSKVVLCLKESIRPNTYGAP comes from the exons ATGAGAGTGTCATTTGCCACTCAAAAAGCTGGGAATGCTTGTAGAGGAAAACTTGTGAAGCAAACAGAGATACACTTCTTCGAGTCCGATTTATTTAAG GTTAGTGATCAAAAAGAAGTCAAAATGATTTTAAGAAGAGACTTGAACATTCATGATCTTGCGGCTGAAATGAAATCCTTGGGAGTTGGGGGATTCGGGAATGAACTCAAAGATGTCTTCTCTATGCTGGTTGTCCCTCGCTTTATACCACAGGAATATGCCAGAGA GGTTCGCTGCAAATATAAACAAGGGATAATATTTCATGGGCCGCCTGGAACTGGAAAAACGCTTATAGCACGAGCCATATCAAAAATTGTCAATGGAAAATTACAG ATTGTAAGAGGGCCAGAAATATTCAGTAATTTTATGGGATCAAGCGAAGCCAAGATAAGAGCTGTTTTTAATTCAGCCATTAATGATCTTATTGAAAAAG GTGACAAGAGCCCTCTTCATGTGATAGTATTTGATGAGTTAGATTCCATTGCAAGG GAAAAAGGAATAAATCCGTCTGACACAACAGCTGATAGGGTCGTCAACCAACTCTTAACGATG ATTGATGGCTATAGCGAGCTAAGCAACGTTTTGCTTGTTGGGACAACAAACCAGCTAGAGTTGATTGATAAAGCATTGATGAG GCCAGGAAGATTTGAATTGCATATGGAAATAGGTCTTCCAAATGAAGCTGGACGAAAGGAGATTCTCAGGATTAATGTCAAAAGATTACAGTGGAAAGGTGCATTAAGTTCAAGTGTGAACCTTGATGAATTAG CTAAagagacaaaaggatttagtggAGCTGCTCTTGCGGCGTTGATACAAACAGCTTTTTTCCTCGCTGTGACTCGAGCTGTGCCAGAAAATATAGCTGACACCGTTTGGGCAGATGCTAAAGTTGAACAGGAGGATATTGACAGGGCATTTGGCAAACTTAAACTTACAGGGGTAAAATCTAAAGTTGTGCTTTGCTTGAAAGAATCAATTAGGCCAAATACATACGGAGCCCCTTAA